From Hymenobacter sediminicola:
CGTCCTGGTGCACCTGGTACAGGTCGAAGACGTGGTAGGTGGGCGTGAGTAGCATCCGTTCCTTGTCGGTGAGTACCAAGGCCTGTAGCACGTTCACGGCCTGGGCCAGGTTAGCTCCGCGCACCCGGTCGCAGTGGTTATTGAAAATATTGAGTGTGGTTCCGGCTACCAGCGCGTCGCGCAGAGAGTTTTGCTGGTACAGGAAACCAGGGTTGGTGCCGGGCTCCACATCAGTCCACACGCCCCATTCATCCACAAGCAGCGCCACCTTCTTGTCCTTGTCGTACTGGTCCATGATGGCCGCGTGTTTGGTTACCACAGCTTCCATTTTCAGGCAGTTCTTCATTGTGCTGAAGTACTCCTGCTCGTTAAATCCGGTAGCTTTGCCCTTGCTACCGGTCCAGTTGCCGGTGGGCAGCGTGTACTGGTGCAGCGTCAGGCCCCACATCTGGTCGAGCGGAATGTTCCTCATGCACGTCTCCGTCCAGTTGGCATCGTCGCCGTTGGCTCCGCTCACAATCCGCTTTAGCTTGGGGCTCCCGGGGTAGTTGTGGGCAAAGGTTGCGTAGCGCTTGTACACGTCGGTGTAGTAGTCCACGGTCATGTTGCCGCCGCAGCCCCAGCTTTCGTTGCCGATGCCCCACATCATCACGCCATAGGGTTCAGGGTGGCCGTTCTGCCCGCGCTGCCGGGTGAGCGGCGTATCGGCGTTGGAGTTCAGATACTCCATCCAATTGGCCATTTCCTGCACTGTGCCGCTGCCGACATTGGCCGCTAGGTACGGCTCGGCACCAATCAGCTTGCAGAGCTCCAGGAATTCATGCGTACCGAAGGAGTTGTCCTCCACGGCGTCGCCCCACCAGGTATTAATGGTCTGGGGGCGTTGCGCGGTAGGCCCTACTCCATCGCGCCAGTGGTAGGCATCGGCGTAGCAGCCGCCGGGCCAGCGTAGGTTGGCCACTTTGATGTTGCGCAGCGCCTCCACAATGTCCATTCGGATGCGTCCTTGTTTTGGCACGTTCAACCCCTGGTCAACCCAGAATCCGTCGTAAACGCAACGCCCCAGGTGCTCAGCGAAATGC
This genomic window contains:
- a CDS encoding alpha-N-arabinofuranosidase, yielding MFASPNAAHRLKTYVRSRLRGSMAVATGLSLMLALPALAQTVRLTVQPPTDPTLRISKHIYGHFAEHLGRCVYDGFWVDQGLNVPKQGRIRMDIVEALRNIKVANLRWPGGCYADAYHWRDGVGPTAQRPQTINTWWGDAVEDNSFGTHEFLELCKLIGAEPYLAANVGSGTVQEMANWMEYLNSNADTPLTRQRGQNGHPEPYGVMMWGIGNESWGCGGNMTVDYYTDVYKRYATFAHNYPGSPKLKRIVSGANGDDANWTETCMRNIPLDQMWGLTLHQYTLPTGNWTGSKGKATGFNEQEYFSTMKNCLKMEAVVTKHAAIMDQYDKDKKVALLVDEWGVWTDVEPGTNPGFLYQQNSLRDALVAGTTLNIFNNHCDRVRGANLAQAVNVLQALVLTDKERMLLTPTYHVFDLYQVHQDAQFVPLQFTSPEYVLNGQKLPALNASASKDANGAVHISLVNLDTKKPLQLAAALPGVNWKTVSGRILTSANVNDYNTFDNPNKVKLADFKDAKKRGANLAVELPPQSVLVLALK